In Chryseobacterium camelliae, one DNA window encodes the following:
- a CDS encoding LolA family protein → MKHFISKIIFGSFALGALTLVNAQKIDAKAKKILDEVTANYKAKKNTYFKFSFGSGVNGQVSKTEPGIYYASGDKYKLKIMDTEQIFDGSKIYNINADDMEVTVAKPNGSSTMFSPINYLSTYRNDYNVTYNGRKSVNGVNTDFIKLTPVKSNGIKYVYLFVDPVKKQMVKLEQHGNNNDVAVIAIKDYKENQNLDADMFTFDKSKYKNYIVTEL, encoded by the coding sequence ATGAAACATTTTATTTCAAAAATTATATTCGGAAGTTTTGCCTTAGGAGCACTTACCCTTGTTAATGCCCAGAAGATTGATGCCAAAGCAAAAAAAATACTGGATGAGGTAACCGCCAATTATAAAGCTAAAAAAAATACTTACTTTAAATTTTCCTTTGGAAGCGGCGTCAATGGCCAGGTGAGTAAAACAGAACCCGGGATTTATTACGCATCCGGAGATAAATATAAGCTGAAGATCATGGATACGGAACAGATCTTTGACGGCAGCAAAATTTACAACATCAACGCGGACGATATGGAAGTTACAGTGGCCAAACCAAACGGAAGCAGTACCATGTTCTCCCCTATCAACTACCTTTCCACCTACAGAAATGATTATAACGTTACGTATAACGGCAGAAAATCCGTTAACGGTGTCAATACCGATTTCATTAAGCTGACTCCGGTAAAATCCAACGGGATCAAATATGTCTATCTTTTCGTAGATCCGGTGAAGAAGCAGATGGTAAAACTGGAGCAGCATGGCAACAACAATGATGTTGCAGTAATTGCAATCAAAGACTATAAAGAAAACCAGAATCTGGATGCGGATATGTTCACCTTTGATAAAAGCAAATACAAAAACTATATTGTAACGGAACTATAA
- a CDS encoding FtsK/SpoIIIE family DNA translocase: MNKKTQPKQTIAPEKGRILSKPRIFFGLMFILFSIVLTFSFVSYLMNWKADQSQAGTMLDKSIQSSNVFGKVGDWLGNLFIFESIGVASFIIAFLFLVFGLIILKKKMFKPWKTVGHSLFFICWLPVFFGAITKGQGVLGGVYGYQIMDTLNSLIGIVGLWLVLAASILLYFILEFNLRPSSIKSRLDDINENTIGKVKSMLPKSEENFEADDDLIEEAEEAGPNVTVTDIPQPEKIQEPVELPKGFPEVPVAPTLAPIETPNQTSFEQEKNTFSQPLNVDMNFSSKPAVPMSTPAEAFDMDIPSKSSGKEEIKFNIEVAPVIDVLDDSDRKSQELVEKHGLYDHKLDLAGFQMPTVELLKDYGSEEIQINKEELEENKNKIVGLLKNFNVGISEIKATIGPTVTLYEIVPEAGIRVAAIKKLQDDIALNLSALGIRIIAPMPGKGTIGIEVPRKNPTMVSMRSVISSQKFQNSDMDLPVVFGKTISNEIFMADLAKMPHLLMAGATGQGKSVGINAILTSLLYKKHPSELKFVMVDPKKVELSLYSKIERHYLAKLPDVDEAIITDTNKVINTLNSLCIEMDTRYDLLKNAFCKNLKEYNKKFTERKLNPENGHRYLPYIVLVVDEFADLIMTAGKEVELPIARLAQLARAVGIHLIVATQRPSVNVITGMIKANFPARAAFRVISSVDSRTILDSPGADQLIGKGDMLYFNGNEILRLQCAFVDTPEVERVAEYIGEQKGYASAFMLPEYVSEDSSNSVGAFDPNEKDALFEEAARIIVSTQQGSTSMLQRQLKLGYNRAGRIMDQLEASGIVGGFNGAKAREVIISDLHSLEQFLEDLRR, translated from the coding sequence ATGAATAAAAAGACACAACCTAAACAGACCATAGCACCTGAAAAGGGCAGAATTTTATCTAAACCCCGAATTTTTTTCGGGCTTATGTTTATTCTTTTCTCTATTGTCCTCACATTTTCTTTTGTCTCCTACCTGATGAACTGGAAGGCAGACCAGAGCCAGGCCGGAACAATGCTGGACAAAAGCATACAATCCTCCAACGTCTTTGGGAAAGTCGGGGACTGGCTGGGCAATCTTTTTATTTTTGAAAGCATTGGCGTGGCCTCCTTCATCATCGCATTCCTGTTTCTGGTTTTCGGGCTGATCATTCTGAAGAAAAAAATGTTCAAGCCATGGAAAACAGTAGGACATTCCCTGTTTTTCATCTGCTGGCTGCCTGTTTTTTTTGGAGCTATCACCAAAGGGCAAGGTGTGCTGGGCGGCGTGTATGGGTATCAGATCATGGACACACTGAATTCATTGATCGGTATTGTGGGGCTTTGGCTGGTGCTTGCCGCAAGCATCCTGCTGTATTTCATCCTCGAATTCAATTTACGTCCGAGTTCGATCAAATCCAGGCTGGATGATATCAATGAAAATACCATTGGCAAAGTGAAATCCATGCTTCCAAAATCTGAGGAAAATTTTGAAGCTGATGATGATCTGATCGAAGAAGCAGAGGAAGCCGGTCCGAATGTAACCGTTACCGACATTCCTCAGCCGGAAAAGATCCAGGAACCTGTGGAATTGCCCAAAGGTTTCCCTGAAGTACCTGTAGCACCTACCCTTGCACCTATCGAAACGCCTAACCAGACGTCATTTGAACAGGAAAAGAATACGTTTTCTCAGCCACTGAATGTAGACATGAACTTCAGTTCAAAGCCTGCCGTTCCTATGTCAACTCCTGCTGAAGCTTTTGATATGGATATCCCGTCAAAATCTTCCGGTAAAGAGGAGATCAAATTCAATATAGAAGTAGCTCCCGTTATTGACGTGCTGGACGATTCAGATAGAAAATCCCAGGAATTGGTGGAAAAGCACGGCCTTTACGACCATAAACTGGACCTGGCAGGTTTCCAGATGCCTACGGTGGAACTGCTTAAAGATTACGGTAGCGAGGAAATCCAGATCAATAAAGAAGAACTCGAAGAAAACAAAAATAAGATCGTCGGGCTTTTAAAGAACTTCAATGTAGGGATCTCTGAGATCAAGGCAACAATAGGGCCTACCGTTACTTTATACGAAATTGTTCCTGAAGCGGGAATCCGTGTAGCAGCCATCAAAAAGCTGCAGGATGATATTGCATTGAACCTTTCTGCCCTAGGCATCAGGATCATTGCACCAATGCCGGGGAAAGGGACGATAGGAATCGAGGTACCCAGGAAGAACCCGACCATGGTATCCATGCGTTCGGTTATTTCATCTCAGAAATTCCAGAATTCGGATATGGACCTGCCGGTGGTTTTCGGAAAGACGATTTCCAACGAAATTTTCATGGCCGACCTCGCCAAAATGCCTCACCTTCTGATGGCGGGTGCGACGGGTCAGGGGAAATCAGTCGGAATCAATGCCATCCTAACTTCCCTATTGTATAAAAAGCATCCGAGTGAGCTGAAATTCGTCATGGTAGACCCTAAAAAAGTAGAACTTTCTTTATACTCAAAAATAGAACGGCATTACCTGGCAAAGCTTCCTGATGTGGATGAAGCGATCATCACAGACACCAATAAGGTGATCAATACCCTGAATTCTCTCTGTATTGAGATGGATACACGGTACGACCTCCTGAAGAATGCTTTCTGCAAAAACCTGAAAGAATACAATAAAAAATTCACGGAACGAAAGCTGAATCCTGAAAACGGCCACCGCTACCTGCCATATATCGTGTTGGTTGTTGATGAGTTTGCAGACTTAATCATGACCGCCGGAAAAGAAGTGGAACTCCCTATTGCACGACTGGCGCAGCTGGCAAGAGCGGTAGGTATTCACCTGATTGTAGCGACACAGAGACCGTCCGTTAATGTCATTACCGGGATGATCAAAGCAAACTTCCCGGCAAGAGCGGCGTTCAGGGTAATTTCAAGTGTGGATTCCAGGACGATCCTGGATTCTCCTGGAGCAGACCAGCTGATCGGTAAAGGAGATATGCTCTACTTCAACGGAAATGAAATTTTAAGGTTGCAGTGCGCCTTTGTAGACACTCCGGAAGTGGAAAGGGTTGCAGAATATATCGGCGAACAGAAAGGTTATGCTTCAGCATTCATGCTCCCTGAATATGTTTCTGAAGATTCTTCCAATTCCGTAGGGGCCTTTGACCCTAATGAAAAGGATGCTTTGTTTGAAGAAGCTGCAAGGATTATCGTTTCTACGCAGCAGGGTTCTACGTCTATGCTTCAGAGACAACTTAAGCTGGGATATAACAGAGCGGGAAGGATTATGGACCAGCTTGAAGCCAGCGGTATCGTAGGCGGTTTCAATGGTGCCAAAGCAAGAGAGGTCATCATCAGCGACCTTCATTCTTTGGAACAGTTTTTGGAAGACCTGCGCAGATAA
- a CDS encoding Crp/Fnr family transcriptional regulator yields the protein MPEEKAMELAAAGAVITLKKSEAWISQGDPADHLALIIQGAMRSYIITEKGEEMNMLLLVSRDFTGDYEGFITSGKAGFHIRALINTELFVISRSAIDALEKADVFWTRFKTTMSDYAFIEAKRRIEDLLLHTPEQRYLNLLGKSREILQKIPQKYISTYLGITPQSLSRIRKRISK from the coding sequence ATGCCTGAAGAAAAAGCGATGGAACTGGCGGCAGCGGGAGCTGTAATTACTTTGAAAAAGAGTGAAGCATGGATTTCTCAAGGAGATCCGGCAGATCATCTGGCTTTGATTATCCAAGGTGCCATGAGATCTTACATCATAACTGAAAAAGGAGAAGAGATGAATATGTTGCTATTGGTTAGCCGTGATTTTACCGGCGATTACGAGGGATTTATTACCAGCGGGAAAGCTGGATTTCATATCAGGGCCTTGATCAATACGGAGCTATTTGTAATATCCAGATCGGCTATTGATGCACTTGAGAAGGCCGATGTTTTCTGGACGCGCTTCAAAACCACAATGTCAGACTATGCATTTATAGAAGCAAAAAGAAGAATTGAAGACCTATTGCTCCATACACCGGAACAACGCTATTTAAACCTGTTGGGTAAATCCAGAGAAATCTTACAGAAAATCCCACAAAAATATATTTCAACCTATCTTGGCATCACTCCACAATCCCTGAGTCGCATCAGAAAAAGAATTTCGAAATAA
- a CDS encoding GNAT family N-acetyltransferase — MTTEINNSTTEDIDEIFRLYRIATDFQKAKSAVHWPEFDRRMVLDEILENRQWKIEIDGKIACVWATTFSDPLIWEEKNEDPALYIHRIATDPDFRGQNLVAGIVRWAKDYAVLNRKKFIRMDTVGENKGLISYYEKCGFKFLGLSTLKNTEGLPAHYDNATVCLFEMKLD, encoded by the coding sequence ATGACAACAGAAATAAACAACAGCACAACAGAAGATATTGATGAAATCTTCAGACTCTACCGCATCGCAACAGATTTCCAGAAGGCGAAATCTGCCGTACACTGGCCGGAATTCGACCGCCGGATGGTCCTTGATGAAATCCTTGAAAACCGCCAGTGGAAGATTGAGATAGATGGAAAGATTGCCTGTGTGTGGGCCACAACGTTCAGCGATCCACTAATCTGGGAAGAAAAGAATGAAGATCCGGCGCTGTACATCCACCGGATTGCAACTGATCCTGATTTTCGCGGTCAGAACCTGGTAGCCGGAATCGTACGCTGGGCCAAAGATTATGCAGTCCTGAACAGAAAGAAATTCATCAGGATGGATACTGTTGGAGAAAATAAAGGGCTGATCAGTTATTACGAGAAATGCGGATTCAAATTCCTCGGGCTTTCAACGCTGAAGAACACTGAGGGGCTTCCGGCCCATTATGATAATGCTACAGTATGCCTTTTTGAGATGAAGCTTGATTAA
- a CDS encoding MBL fold metallo-hydrolase, protein MAELFHLNCVRIVSPYRENVCGHCLLIREGNRLVLVDTGIGLADIRHAEERIGKELIEMVGYRFDEKQTAIRQMEHLGFNPDDVSDCIISHLDNDHTGGLADFPNATVHVGKEEYDYYLSGNPRYLKTSLSHNPFIKTYGTSDTQWFGFEARKVSVAIDTEVFLIPMFGHTLGHCGVAIKANGQWILYTADAYYLREELDHPDHPVNELAEARADDNYLRKLTLDKIRKLITLHPEIEVFGYHDINEFEKYI, encoded by the coding sequence ATGGCAGAATTATTTCACCTGAATTGCGTTAGGATTGTATCCCCTTACCGCGAAAATGTCTGCGGGCACTGCCTGCTGATCCGTGAAGGTAACCGGTTAGTATTGGTTGATACGGGCATTGGTCTAGCAGATATAAGACATGCTGAAGAAAGAATAGGCAAAGAGCTGATTGAAATGGTTGGATACCGGTTCGATGAAAAACAAACGGCTATCAGGCAGATGGAACATTTAGGCTTTAATCCTGATGATGTAAGTGACTGTATCATTTCGCACCTGGACAATGACCATACCGGCGGGCTGGCAGATTTCCCCAATGCTACCGTACATGTGGGCAAAGAGGAATATGATTACTATCTCTCCGGAAATCCCCGCTATTTAAAGACATCTTTATCCCACAATCCATTCATAAAAACATACGGAACATCAGATACGCAATGGTTCGGTTTTGAAGCGAGAAAAGTATCTGTTGCTATCGACACAGAGGTATTCCTGATTCCTATGTTCGGACATACCCTGGGCCATTGCGGAGTCGCCATAAAGGCAAACGGACAGTGGATCCTCTATACAGCTGACGCCTATTATCTCCGGGAAGAGCTGGATCATCCAGACCATCCGGTTAATGAATTAGCAGAAGCGCGTGCCGATGACAACTATTTACGCAAACTTACCTTAGATAAGATCCGTAAACTCATTACTCTGCATCCGGAAATTGAAGTCTTCGGCTACCACGACATCAATGAATTTGAAAAGTACATATGA
- the ccsA gene encoding cytochrome c biogenesis protein CcsA, whose protein sequence is MKKLQDILISTRTMAVLLLVYAFAMAYATFLENDYGTPTAKALIYEAKWFELIMVLLILNFVGNIARYRLWKREKWPVLVFHLAFILIFIGGAITRYISFEGTMHIREGETSNEIVTDKNFFKIKIEENGEALDYKDIPYLMSPLHKDFNAVYEYHGKKIKIAAKEYIQRKKDSLVADPNGSEYLQLVSTGQTGRQNIYIKPGEAKSINGTLVTFNRAIDGAVEFRNDNGKLYIKTPVDASYMTMATQATGNTKKDEFQPLALRSLYSINELKLVVPEGLKKGRLMAYEGDRKKDMSVPDMLTIEIQGPKTKQLVDLSVEKGNPNAYKQVAIDGMNIMVGFGPKIYNTPFALKLDDFIMETYPGSSSPSAYESHVEIIDEGKQTPYKIYMNHVLNHKGYRFFQSSFDQDRMGTVLSVNHDFWGTLISYIGYAFLFIGMFVIFFWKGTHFWKLNKILSDVNKKKTALVVLLLLSFGLNAQKIETHGTTDGSREHIHVEGEEHNHAASPDIAPKQNSLAAPLTKMRSISPDEIIARNRISKEHADKFGYLLVQNYEGRIVPINTEALDVLRKLYKKDEFKGTDGKYLTANQWFLSVNTDTPSWTMVPVIKVGSKGGDELKNKTKANDDGYTSLMNLFPADANGNMTYILEHDYNTAFRKKPAEQTNYDKEVIAVNERVQIFNEFFSGQFMRIVPVKNDANHTWHSWLDQKFEPDMESQKVMGPYFAEVLAAEQTGNWSKADKELEKLSEYQQKWGKSVVPSKSKVDLEVFMNTLNINFKLLIFYTLIGGLLLIIGFVELFKPNKVLNKIIKVIIALGIVGYACHFLGLVARWYISGHAPWSNGYEAIIFISWVGITAGLLLYRNSNALIPAAGFMVAVIMMGFAHGGSALDPQITPLVPVLKSYWLIVHVAIITSSYGFFALSMIIAVISLVFYIISNKQTYSLHHDTTLKELAIVSEMSLTIGLFALTVGNFLGGIWANESWGRYWSWDPKETWAFISIMVYAFVLHMRLVPGLRSRWAFHVATMFAFCSMVMTYFGVNYYLSGLHSYAAGDPVPVPAWVYIGLATMTLLSAASYFKFKVLTKK, encoded by the coding sequence ATGAAAAAACTTCAGGATATTCTAATTTCTACCAGGACAATGGCGGTATTGTTGCTGGTGTATGCATTTGCGATGGCCTATGCAACATTCCTAGAAAACGACTATGGAACGCCTACGGCAAAGGCCCTTATTTACGAAGCGAAATGGTTCGAACTGATCATGGTTCTGCTGATTCTCAACTTTGTGGGCAACATCGCAAGATACAGACTGTGGAAAAGGGAGAAATGGCCGGTACTGGTGTTTCACCTTGCCTTTATTCTTATTTTCATCGGGGGTGCCATTACAAGGTACATCAGCTTTGAAGGAACCATGCACATCCGTGAAGGCGAAACTTCCAATGAAATCGTTACTGACAAAAATTTCTTTAAAATCAAGATCGAAGAAAACGGCGAAGCACTGGATTACAAGGATATTCCTTACCTGATGTCCCCGCTGCACAAAGATTTCAATGCAGTCTATGAATACCACGGAAAGAAAATTAAAATAGCAGCCAAAGAATACATCCAGCGTAAAAAAGACAGCCTGGTTGCAGATCCCAACGGTTCAGAATACCTGCAGCTGGTTTCTACAGGGCAGACAGGAAGACAGAATATTTACATCAAGCCGGGCGAAGCGAAATCCATCAACGGGACATTAGTCACTTTTAACAGGGCTATTGACGGTGCCGTAGAATTCCGCAATGATAACGGAAAACTATACATCAAAACTCCTGTGGACGCCAGTTATATGACCATGGCAACACAGGCCACCGGCAACACAAAGAAGGATGAATTCCAACCGTTGGCACTGAGGAGCCTCTACAGTATCAACGAGCTAAAACTCGTAGTTCCGGAAGGACTGAAAAAAGGCAGACTCATGGCTTATGAAGGAGACCGTAAAAAAGATATGAGTGTTCCGGATATGCTTACCATCGAAATACAGGGACCTAAAACCAAGCAGCTGGTAGACCTTTCCGTAGAAAAAGGCAATCCCAATGCTTATAAGCAGGTTGCTATAGACGGTATGAACATTATGGTGGGATTCGGACCTAAAATCTATAATACCCCTTTTGCCCTGAAGCTGGATGACTTCATTATGGAAACCTATCCGGGAAGTTCTTCACCCAGCGCTTACGAAAGCCATGTAGAGATTATTGATGAAGGTAAACAGACTCCTTATAAAATTTATATGAACCACGTCTTAAACCATAAAGGCTACCGTTTTTTCCAGTCAAGCTTCGATCAGGACAGAATGGGAACTGTGCTTTCGGTTAACCATGATTTCTGGGGAACACTTATTTCATATATCGGATATGCATTTTTATTCATCGGAATGTTTGTGATCTTCTTCTGGAAAGGCACGCATTTCTGGAAGCTGAATAAGATACTTTCTGATGTCAATAAGAAAAAAACAGCATTAGTGGTCCTTCTTTTGTTAAGCTTCGGACTGAACGCACAGAAAATTGAAACCCACGGCACCACAGACGGCAGCCGTGAGCACATCCATGTGGAGGGGGAAGAGCACAACCATGCAGCCTCACCGGATATCGCCCCGAAACAGAATTCCCTGGCAGCCCCTCTTACTAAAATGAGGTCTATTTCACCTGATGAAATCATTGCGAGAAACAGGATCAGTAAAGAGCATGCGGACAAATTCGGGTATCTTCTGGTACAGAATTATGAAGGAAGAATTGTCCCGATCAATACCGAAGCCCTGGATGTTTTAAGAAAGCTGTATAAAAAAGATGAATTCAAAGGAACGGACGGGAAATACCTTACCGCCAATCAATGGTTCCTTTCAGTTAATACCGATACTCCTAGCTGGACCATGGTTCCGGTGATCAAAGTGGGTTCCAAAGGCGGTGATGAATTAAAAAATAAAACCAAAGCCAACGATGATGGCTATACGTCGCTAATGAATCTTTTCCCGGCCGATGCCAACGGAAACATGACCTATATCCTGGAACATGACTACAATACTGCATTCCGTAAAAAGCCGGCTGAGCAGACGAATTATGATAAAGAAGTAATTGCCGTAAATGAAAGGGTTCAGATCTTCAATGAATTTTTCAGCGGACAGTTCATGAGGATTGTACCGGTAAAAAATGATGCGAACCATACCTGGCACTCCTGGCTGGACCAGAAATTTGAACCGGATATGGAATCCCAGAAAGTAATGGGGCCGTATTTCGCAGAGGTACTGGCTGCAGAGCAGACCGGAAACTGGAGCAAAGCAGACAAAGAACTGGAGAAACTTTCAGAGTACCAGCAGAAATGGGGCAAAAGCGTAGTGCCTTCCAAATCAAAAGTAGATCTGGAAGTCTTTATGAATACATTGAATATCAACTTCAAACTTCTGATATTTTATACATTAATCGGTGGTCTGTTGCTGATCATCGGTTTCGTTGAACTCTTCAAACCTAACAAGGTCTTAAACAAGATCATTAAGGTAATTATTGCTTTGGGAATCGTAGGATATGCCTGCCACTTCCTTGGCCTGGTAGCCAGATGGTATATTTCCGGGCACGCTCCATGGAGTAACGGTTATGAAGCCATTATTTTCATCTCCTGGGTGGGGATTACTGCCGGATTGCTGTTGTACAGAAATTCCAATGCCTTGATTCCGGCAGCCGGATTTATGGTAGCGGTTATTATGATGGGATTTGCGCACGGAGGTTCAGCACTGGATCCGCAGATCACACCGCTGGTACCTGTCCTGAAATCGTACTGGCTGATTGTTCACGTAGCGATCATCACCTCAAGTTACGGCTTCTTCGCACTCTCTATGATTATTGCTGTTATCAGTCTGGTATTTTATATTATATCCAATAAGCAGACTTACAGCCTACATCATGATACCACTTTAAAAGAGCTGGCGATTGTTTCTGAGATGTCCCTGACGATCGGTTTGTTTGCATTAACCGTAGGAAACTTCCTGGGAGGGATCTGGGCCAATGAATCCTGGGGAAGGTACTGGAGCTGGGATCCTAAAGAAACCTGGGCATTCATTTCCATCATGGTCTATGCCTTCGTACTTCACATGAGGCTGGTTCCGGGATTAAGAAGCAGGTGGGCATTCCATGTAGCAACTATGTTTGCATTCTGCTCCATGGTTATGACGTACTTCGGGGTGAACTATTATTTAAGCGGGCTTCACTCCTATGCTGCGGGTGATCCTGTTCCGGTTCCGGCATGGGTATATATAGGCCTGGCTACGATGACTCTTCTATCTGCCGCATCTTATTTTAAATTTAAGGTGCTGACCAAAAAATAA
- a CDS encoding SPFH domain-containing protein has product MEKSLKPMSGYLALVICLILFTVSLYLFILGTDGSITSVIIGFLCFFLSCFFLKGLMIIQPNHSRILNFFGKYVGTVKENGLFFINPLYSSQKMSLRSENMQGQTLKVNDKMGNPIEIAAVIVWKVGNTYKAAYEVERYTDYVKMQSEAAVRHLAVSFPYDNLEDEHANITLRDGGDQVNKILEQELTDRLAPAGIIIQEARITHLAYASEIAGAMLQRQQATAIVAARTKIVEGAVGMVDLALKKLSEENIVELDDERKAAMVSNLMVVLCGEKAATPILNAGTLYN; this is encoded by the coding sequence ATGGAAAAATCATTAAAGCCTATGTCAGGATACCTTGCTCTGGTAATATGCCTGATTCTGTTTACTGTTTCATTGTACCTCTTTATCCTGGGGACTGATGGCAGTATTACCTCTGTTATTATCGGTTTCCTGTGTTTTTTCCTGTCCTGTTTTTTCCTAAAAGGACTCATGATCATTCAGCCTAATCATTCCAGGATCCTGAACTTTTTTGGAAAATATGTCGGGACTGTAAAGGAAAACGGACTTTTCTTTATCAACCCTCTGTATTCATCACAGAAAATGAGCCTGCGTTCTGAAAATATGCAGGGGCAGACGTTAAAAGTGAATGACAAAATGGGAAACCCTATTGAAATTGCAGCCGTTATTGTGTGGAAAGTAGGGAACACCTATAAAGCAGCCTATGAAGTGGAACGTTATACCGATTATGTGAAAATGCAGAGTGAAGCAGCCGTGAGACATCTGGCAGTAAGCTTTCCTTATGATAACCTGGAGGACGAGCATGCTAATATCACACTTAGGGATGGCGGCGATCAGGTAAATAAAATCCTGGAACAGGAACTTACAGACCGCTTGGCGCCGGCTGGCATCATTATTCAGGAAGCACGGATTACCCATCTCGCTTATGCTTCCGAAATTGCAGGTGCAATGCTCCAGAGACAGCAGGCTACCGCTATCGTGGCCGCACGGACCAAAATTGTGGAGGGTGCTGTAGGAATGGTTGACCTTGCACTGAAAAAGCTTTCCGAAGAAAATATCGTTGAGCTGGATGATGAACGCAAAGCAGCGATGGTCAGCAACCTGATGGTAGTGCTCTGCGGTGAAAAAGCGGCAACACCCATCCTGAATGCCGGAACATTATACAATTAA
- a CDS encoding Arc family DNA binding domain-containing protein, with translation MKSDSPKKTPGNKDKKFFVIRIDESTYKLLEKWAGDEFRSVNGQIEYLLNQSLLQSGRKKKD, from the coding sequence ATGAAGTCTGATTCTCCTAAAAAAACGCCCGGAAATAAAGATAAAAAATTCTTTGTGATCAGGATTGATGAATCCACGTACAAGCTTCTGGAAAAATGGGCGGGTGATGAGTTCAGGAGCGTCAACGGACAGATAGAATACCTGCTGAATCAGAGCCTCCTCCAGTCCGGAAGGAAAAAGAAAGACTAA